One window of Acidobacteriaceae bacterium genomic DNA carries:
- a CDS encoding protein-disulfide reductase DsbD domain-containing protein yields the protein MTSGRIASSQRAFLNCLLLLLAPLCALSAHAQIPEVGDGGPGPVKAQHLTAEITSLSPQITPGGTQTIGLVLTIEEHWHVYWINAGDSGEPPAIKWTLPKGFTAGPLQFPPPQRLPLGPLMDFGYEDQVAFPITVTAPANAKPGKTHFDAHVTWLVCAQVCLPGKAHLGYDMNVVNGPLPPPPVVGALGESIKSLPKPLPSDMSVSAIGDSKHIQLTLKTGSHETDAEFYPFDPEIIENAADQQVEALPDGARITLQRAHDSLSLPKSVHGLVELSSTESYEFTTPVTPGAITSNLTPAAKAAKQTTPADVTVFGAIGLAFIGGIILNLMPCVFPVLFLKGLALLNSSNEEKHRQRAHGLVYTLGILVSFWIIVAVLLILRAGGRELGWGFQLQSPGFVAVLASLMFFLALSLAGQFELGLSLTSAGGGLAQKQGFAGSFFTGVLATVVATPCMAPLMGAAVGFALSHSAVMTFIVFTALALGLALPYLVLTMQPQWTSILPRPGAWMETAKQLTALPLFAWALWLVWVYGHLYANEGVDRVASLLACFLILAIAGWCLGKWPAKWGSAIAAVILILCALALPLRKPKAETMAWQPYTPATFQAARASGNPVFVDFTADWCLSCKFNEATVLRSSEVEQKLRDDHVQLLKADWTQYDPEITRQLSAVDRSGVPTYVIYPAGANSNADVLPELLTKDIVLKALEKDAHS from the coding sequence ATGACTTCCGGACGCATAGCGTCGTCGCAGCGAGCCTTCCTAAACTGCCTGCTCCTTCTGCTCGCGCCTCTCTGCGCGCTATCGGCCCACGCCCAGATCCCCGAGGTCGGCGACGGCGGCCCCGGCCCCGTCAAAGCCCAGCACCTCACCGCCGAAATCACCTCGCTCTCTCCGCAGATCACCCCCGGCGGCACGCAAACCATCGGCCTCGTCCTCACCATCGAGGAGCACTGGCACGTCTACTGGATCAACGCCGGCGACTCCGGCGAGCCGCCCGCCATCAAGTGGACCCTACCCAAAGGCTTCACCGCCGGCCCCCTGCAGTTCCCGCCGCCCCAGCGCCTCCCGCTCGGCCCGCTCATGGACTTCGGCTACGAGGACCAGGTCGCCTTCCCCATCACCGTCACCGCGCCCGCCAACGCCAAACCCGGCAAAACGCACTTCGACGCCCACGTCACCTGGCTCGTCTGCGCCCAGGTCTGCCTCCCCGGCAAAGCCCACCTCGGATACGACATGAACGTCGTCAACGGGCCGCTTCCGCCCCCTCCCGTCGTCGGCGCCCTCGGCGAGTCCATCAAGTCTCTCCCCAAGCCGCTGCCGTCCGACATGTCCGTCTCGGCAATCGGCGACTCCAAACACATCCAGCTCACGCTGAAGACCGGCTCCCACGAAACCGACGCCGAGTTCTACCCCTTCGACCCCGAGATCATCGAGAACGCCGCCGACCAGCAGGTCGAAGCGCTCCCTGACGGCGCACGCATCACCCTGCAGCGCGCCCACGACTCCCTCTCTCTGCCCAAATCCGTCCACGGCCTCGTCGAGCTCTCCAGCACCGAAAGCTACGAATTCACCACCCCCGTCACACCGGGCGCCATCACCTCAAACCTCACCCCAGCCGCCAAAGCCGCCAAGCAAACCACCCCCGCTGACGTCACCGTCTTCGGCGCCATCGGCCTCGCCTTCATCGGCGGCATCATCCTCAACCTGATGCCGTGCGTCTTCCCCGTGCTCTTCCTCAAGGGCCTCGCGCTGCTCAACTCCTCCAACGAAGAAAAGCACCGCCAGCGCGCGCACGGCCTCGTCTACACGCTCGGCATTCTTGTCTCCTTCTGGATCATCGTCGCCGTTCTCCTCATCCTCCGAGCCGGGGGCCGGGAGCTCGGCTGGGGCTTCCAGCTTCAGTCGCCCGGCTTCGTCGCCGTGCTCGCCTCGCTCATGTTCTTCCTCGCGCTCTCGCTCGCGGGCCAGTTCGAGCTCGGCCTTTCCCTCACCTCCGCGGGCGGCGGCCTCGCCCAGAAGCAGGGCTTCGCCGGCAGCTTCTTCACCGGTGTCCTCGCCACCGTCGTCGCCACGCCCTGCATGGCCCCGCTCATGGGAGCCGCCGTCGGCTTCGCGCTCTCCCACTCCGCCGTGATGACCTTCATCGTCTTCACCGCGCTCGCGCTCGGTCTTGCGCTCCCCTACCTCGTCCTCACCATGCAGCCGCAGTGGACCAGCATCCTTCCCAGACCCGGCGCGTGGATGGAGACCGCCAAACAGCTCACCGCCCTCCCGCTCTTCGCCTGGGCGCTATGGCTGGTCTGGGTCTACGGACACCTCTACGCAAACGAAGGCGTCGACCGCGTGGCGAGCCTTCTCGCCTGCTTCCTCATCCTCGCCATCGCGGGCTGGTGCCTCGGTAAGTGGCCTGCAAAATGGGGATCGGCCATCGCAGCCGTCATCCTCATCCTCTGCGCCCTCGCGCTTCCGCTCCGCAAGCCCAAGGCCGAAACCATGGCCTGGCAGCCCTACACGCCCGCAACCTTCCAGGCCGCCCGCGCCTCCGGCAACCCCGTCTTTGTGGACTTCACCGCCGACTGGTGCCTCAGCTGCAAATTCAACGAAGCCACCGTTCTCCGCTCCTCCGAGGTGGAACAGAAGCTCCGCGACGACCACGTCCAGCTCCTCAAAGCCGACTGGACCCAGTACGACCCCGAGATTACCCGGCAGCTCTCCGCCGTCGACCGCTCCGGCGTGCCCACCTACGTCATCTACCCTGCCGGCGCCAACTCCAACGCCGACGTCCTCCCCGAGCTCCTCACCAAGGACATCGTCCTCAAAGCCCTCGAAAAGGACGCCCACTCCTAA